A window from Engraulis encrasicolus isolate BLACKSEA-1 chromosome 11, IST_EnEncr_1.0, whole genome shotgun sequence encodes these proteins:
- the LOC134458941 gene encoding uncharacterized protein LOC134458941 has protein sequence MSNCTAKGNGTLCFVSAARLEGHLRASAPNNRTRRDSRCFVGLLAPCSAWRMLLKVKLEQKQKYVKVTEHDGTYNYQEFHLAVMEKFGLPPETDVMYKDSTGTEVDADIFSELVEKGELLLNAHVNDDSLDVSISSAASCSSEASTVILDDSFSETPSKILRRETPREAAKNMVNQVLLRKPGGEKIFLEYHKTKSLTATTRRLLVNILVADMVEQHGRIPSQAIKLKYAQGIVALFPYLEDPLSKHGYEHFYDPASGSGYISWRLKTVQRSLSDHSRTAAAAEDDSSGGPKAARPSASPIQQLTGQECVEALSMMNHSADDAVVREKMMATFEHRQKLVHDPDTSVDVLETFPRFLDIPGLIEQDFLALFGPETSGKFLAKWTTFFRPQIIEDAKGLVSTAHVEELLRSAQGDGGGWDIDIASLCLLLHLIPPTSKGHKKSAKISALQAEDYLVRYLQAGTSMQIFLSSLEPSQPFMLCVGEQKNKIHKFYIIVDNQAIPCKAQTSVAAFDELFKAHFVFGTSYCEALDGFYCFIQTAVYNIDIGKTKEKPRVRELRARFLNMKK, from the exons ATGTCCAATTGTACTGCAAAAGGTAACGGcactttgtgttttgtgtctgcagCACGACTGGAAGGTCATCTTCGTGCTTCTGCTCCTAATAATCGTACTCGCCGTGACTCTAGGTGTTTTGTGGGTCTTCTGGCGCCCTGCTCAGCCTGG AGGATGCTTCTGAAGGTGAAGCtcgaacagaaacagaaatatGTCAAGGTCACAGAGCATGATGGGACATATAATTACCAGGAGTTTCACCTAGCAG TCATGGAGAAATTTGGTCTGCCTCCTGAGACTGATGTAATGTACAAAGACTCTACTGGAACAGAAGTGGATGCAGACATCTTCTCCGAACTAGTGGAGAAGGGAGAGTTGTTGTTAAATGCACATGTGAATGATG ATTCTCTGGACGTGTCGATATCCTCCGCTGCATCATGTTCATCTGAAGCCTCTACGGTAATTTTGGATGACAGTTTCTCCGAGACTCCAAGTAAGATACTCAGAAGGGAGACCCCAAGAGAAGCTGCCAAAAAT ATGGTCAATCAAGTGCTTCTAAGAAAACCAGGGGGAGAGAAGATTTTCCTGGAGTACCATAAAACAAAGTCACTTACAGCTACAACTCGGAGACTGCTTGTTAACATCTTGGTCGCTGACATGGTGGAGCAGCATGG CCGGATCCCTTCCCAGGCCATTAAGCTGAAGTATGCGCAAGGCATTGTGGCGTTATTCCCGTACCTGGAGGATCCATTGTCCAAGCATGGATAT GAACACTTTTATGATCCTGCATCAGGCTCCGGCTACATTTCATGGCGTCTCAAAACAGTGCAACGGAGTCTTTCTGATCACTcaaggacagcagcagcagcagaagatgaCAGCAGTGGTGGGCCAAAGGCTGCAAGACCCTCAGCTTCTCCAATACAACAGTTGACGGGGCAGGAGTGTGTAGAGGCTCTATCTATGATGAACCATTCAGCTGATGATGCAGTAGTTCGAGAGAAGATGATGGCCACTTTTGAACACCGGCAGAAACTTGTCCATGATCCCGACACATCTGTGGATGTCCTCGAAACGTTCCCAAGATTTCTTGACATACCTGGCCTT ATTGAGCAGGACTTTCTTGCTCTTTTTGGACCTGAGACATCTGGGAAGTTCCTGGCGAAGTGGACAACATTCTTCAGACCACAAATCATTGAAGATGCCAAAGGGCTGGTATCCACTGCACATGTCGAAGAGCTTCTTAGATCTGCCCAaggcgatggtggtg gatgggaCATTGATATCGCTTCATTATGCCTGCTGCTGCATCTCATTCCACCAACATCGAAGGGTCACAAGAAATCTGCGAAAATCAGTGCACTCCAGGCAGAGGATTACTTGGTGCGATATTTGCAG GCTGGTACAAGCATGCAGATTTTCCTGTCCAGCCTGGAACCATCTCAGCCCTTCATGCTCTGCGTCGGGGAACAGAAGAACAAGATCCACAAGTTCTACATCATCGTTGACAACCAGGCAATACCATGCAAAGCACAAACATCAGTAGCTGCATTTGACGAACTGTTCAAGGCACACTTTGTTTTCGGGACGTCATATTGTGAGGCACTTGATGGTTTTTACTGCTTCATTCAAACAGCTGTGTACAATATCGATATTGGCAAGACAAAAGAAAAACCGAGAGTCAGGGAACTGAGGGCCAGATTTCTCAACATGAAAAAGTAA